One part of the Aurantibacillus circumpalustris genome encodes these proteins:
- the corA gene encoding magnesium/cobalt transporter CorA: protein MKTKMPNKYRNIGTPPGTLSYTGTDSGSVKITLIEFNEQEFLEKEFYDFSVCTKHLKPNMVQWINVEGVHDISLIESIGKLYNIHPLTLEDIVHLDQRPKFEDYEHYVLAIMKMIMYNNEVHSEQLSIILADNTVISFQEPQGGDAFDIIRERLRQSKGRVRKHGADYLFYALMDAVVDYYFHTIEKIGDKVGQIEEQIIKEPKRESLIELYKLKREVIFLRKQVWPLRDMLSNLLRSESNYINSGTLLFFRDLQDHTTRIIDTVETYRDLLSGIMDIYLSTNANKMNEVMKVLTIMSSIFIPVTFIAGVYGMNFEYMPELKSPIGYAAVWIIMLGVMGGLVIYFKKKKWM from the coding sequence GTGAAAACGAAGATGCCGAATAAATATCGCAATATCGGCACTCCACCTGGCACACTCAGCTATACCGGAACTGATTCGGGCTCAGTAAAAATAACACTCATAGAATTTAACGAACAAGAATTTCTTGAAAAGGAATTTTACGATTTTTCCGTTTGCACAAAACATCTGAAACCGAACATGGTGCAATGGATTAATGTAGAAGGTGTACACGATATTTCTTTGATTGAATCAATCGGAAAATTATACAACATCCATCCTCTCACGCTAGAAGACATCGTGCATCTGGATCAACGGCCTAAATTTGAAGATTACGAGCACTATGTTCTCGCAATCATGAAAATGATCATGTATAATAACGAAGTGCATTCAGAACAACTTTCCATCATTCTTGCCGATAACACGGTAATTTCTTTTCAAGAACCTCAAGGTGGAGATGCCTTTGATATTATAAGAGAGAGATTAAGGCAGTCGAAAGGTCGTGTTAGAAAACATGGCGCTGATTATTTGTTTTATGCTTTGATGGATGCTGTTGTGGATTATTATTTTCACACCATTGAAAAAATTGGTGATAAAGTTGGGCAAATAGAAGAACAAATAATTAAAGAGCCTAAACGTGAATCCCTCATAGAATTATACAAGCTTAAACGAGAAGTGATTTTTCTTCGTAAACAGGTTTGGCCTTTACGTGATATGCTGAGTAATTTGTTGCGCTCAGAATCGAATTATATTAATTCTGGCACGCTATTATTTTTTAGGGATCTACAAGATCACACAACACGTATAATTGATACGGTGGAGACGTATCGTGATCTTTTAAGTGGTATTATGGATATTTACCTGAGTACAAATGCCAATAAAATGAATGAGGTTATGAAAGTGCTAACAATTATGTCGAGCATTTTTATTCCTGTAACATTTATCGCAGGTGTTTACGGTATGAACTTTGAGTATATGCCCGAATTAAAATCTCCAATCGGATACGCTGCAGTATGGATAATAATGCTTGGCGTTATGGGTGGGTTGGTAATCTACTTTAAAAAGAAAAAATGGATGTAG
- the rsmI gene encoding 16S rRNA (cytidine(1402)-2'-O)-methyltransferase has protein sequence MSGQLFIVPTPIGNLEDITLRAINVLKSADLILAEDTRTSSFLLKHLEISKPLKSYHQHNEHKILEELVSALNSGKNIALISDAGTPGISDPGFLLIREAIANDVTIISLPGATAFVPALVNSGLPCNEFSFYGFLPQKKGRQTRLKLLAQEEKTFIVYESPFRLVKLLEELKEYLGPQRKASVSREITKLFEETKRGTVEELIAFYSLKTVKGEIVVVVQGSKNSENEDAE, from the coding sequence ATGAGTGGACAATTATTTATCGTACCAACACCCATTGGAAATCTTGAAGATATAACCCTTCGTGCCATTAACGTATTAAAATCAGCCGATCTTATCTTAGCAGAAGACACACGCACGTCTTCTTTTTTATTAAAACATTTAGAGATTTCAAAGCCTTTAAAATCCTATCACCAACACAATGAACATAAAATTTTAGAAGAACTTGTTTCTGCATTAAACTCAGGTAAAAACATTGCCCTCATTTCAGACGCAGGCACACCAGGTATTTCAGACCCTGGCTTTCTTTTAATTAGAGAAGCTATTGCTAATGATGTCACTATAATTTCTTTACCCGGCGCAACGGCCTTTGTTCCAGCGCTCGTAAACAGTGGCTTGCCTTGCAACGAATTTAGCTTCTATGGATTTCTTCCTCAAAAAAAAGGAAGACAAACGCGCTTAAAACTCTTAGCGCAAGAAGAAAAAACATTTATAGTTTACGAATCTCCGTTTCGTTTGGTTAAATTATTAGAAGAACTAAAAGAATATTTAGGTCCACAACGAAAAGCCTCCGTAAGCCGTGAAATCACTAAACTTTTCGAAGAAACAAAACGTGGAACTGTAGAAGAACTCATTGCATTTTATTCTCTCAAAACGGTAAAAGGTGAAATTGTAGTAGTTGTACAGGGAAGTAAAAATAGTGAAAACGAAGATGCCGAATAA